In the genome of Streptomyces violaceoruber, the window GCGGGTGAAAGCGCTGATCCGGCCGACGGGGCGAACCGACGACCGATCGGCCCGAGGGCGCCGGTCAGGCCGCCGGGGACCGTCGTCGGCTCGCGTACCAGACGAGACCCGCGGTCGCCGCCGCGGCGCCTATCGCGGCGGCCGCGACGAGGGCGGGACGCGGGGGCACGGAGAATCCACCGATCCGCTGCTTGAGCCGCACCGGGCGATGGAAATCGAGAATCGGCCACTCGCGCGCGAGGGCTTCCCGGCGCAGCGCCCGGTCCGGGTTGACCGCGTGCGGGTGGCCGACGGCCTCCAGCATCGGCAGGTCGGTCGCCGAGTCGCTGTAGGCGTAGCAGCGGGACAGGTCGTACCCCTCGGACCCGGCCAGCTCCCGGATCGCCTCCGCCTTGGTCGGGCCGTACGCGTAGTACTCCACCTCTCCGGTGAAGCAGCCGTCCTCACCGACGATCATGCGGGTCGCCACCACCCGGTCGGCGCCGAGCAGCTCGCCGATCGGCTCGACCACCTCGGCGCCCGAGGTCGAGACGATCACGACGTCGCGACCGGCGGTGTGGTGCTCCTCGATCAGGGAGGCCGCCTCGTCGTAGATGATCGGGTCGATCAGGTCGTGCAGGGTCTCGGCGACGAGTTCCTTGACCAGCTGGACGTTCCACCCGCGGCACAGTGCGGAGAGGTACTCGCGCATCCGCTCCATCTGGTCGTGGTCGGCGCCGCCGGCGAGGAACACGAACTGGGCATATGCGGTACGCAGCACGGCCCTGCGGTTGATCAGCCCGCCTTGGTAGAACGACTTGCTGAACGTGAGCGTGCTCGACTTCGCAATGACCGTCTTGTCCAGGTCAAAGAAGGCCGCCGTGCGGGGCATGGAGTGAGACGCGGAGTGGGGCGAGGGGTGGTTTTCCACAACCCTGAGCATAGGCGCAGCCCATTCGGCGTAAGCTGTGGCGCGTGGGTTTGCCTGAGAGGGCTCTCGGGTACACCATGGAAGTCACGGATCGTTCGCGACCGTGCTAACCCGGTCCGACTCCTCCCCCCCCCGAGTCGGCCGTGGAGACGACCCCCGCTCTCCCCCCCGGCGGGGGTCGTCGCATGTCCGGGTGGGTTTTCCGCACTTCTTACGATCTGGGCCCCGTGCCGTTGCGGCGCGGGGCCCAGGCGTTGTCGCGACCACGGTCCGCTACACAGCGTAGCGACCGGACTGCTCTGCGGCATTCGCACGCGGGGTGGAGCGGAACCGGAGGAGGGTCACCGGTTCGAGTGAGTCGATATTCACAACCATCGAGTTGTCCACAGTTTTTGACCAAGATCCACACGATTTCCCGGATCGCTGCACCGTGATTCCCATGCGTCCGGGCCGTGCCGAGTTCCTTGGCCGGATCTGTTTGCCGGACGCGTGATGTGGGCCGCTCGTGCGGGGACCGCTTTCCGGTTCTTCACGCGGCCGCAAATCGCGGGGCCGCGGCGGCTGCGCGAGAGACCACGAGACACGGGGCGCGCCTGCGGTAGCCGCGCCGAAGGGGGAAAGACCATGACTGGAACGATCACGCACGACCCGCCGTCCGCCGCCGGAGGGCGACAGGGTGGACCCCTGATCGTCACCGAGGACACGGAGCTCCTCGACGACCTGCTGCGCCTGTGCGCGGCCGCGGGCGCCACGCCGGAGGTGCACCACTCGGTGCCCGTGACGCCTCCTTCGGCGCCTTCGGCACTGACGGCGGTGGCTTCCTCGGCGTCTCCCGCACCCGCGGCGGCCGGGAGGCGGACCGGATGGGAGACCGCGCCCCTGGTCCTCGTCGGGGACGACGCGGCGCGGCGGGTGCGGGGAGCGGTGCGGAGACGGGGAGTGGTCCTCGTGGGCCGCGATCAGGACGACTCGGGGATCTGGCAGCGGGCCGTCGAGATCGGCGCCGACCACGTCCTGATGCTGCCCGACGGTGAACAGTGGCTGGTCGACCGCATCGCCGACGTCGCCGAGGGCGTCGGCCGTCCGGCCCTCACCGTCGGCGTCATCGGCGGCCGGGGCGGCGCCGGAGCGTCCACACTGGCCTGCGCGCTCGCCGTCACCTCCGCGCGGGAGGGGTTGCGCAGTCTCCTGGTGGACGCCGATCCCCTGGGCGGCGGCCTCGACGTCCTGCTCGGCGGTGAGACGGCCGAGGGGCTGAGGTGGCCGGCGTTCGCGGCATCGCGAGGGCGGGTCGGCGGCGGTGCACTGGAGGAGTCGCTGCCCCAGTTGCATTCGCTGCGGGTGCTGAGCTGGGACCGGGGCGACTGCGTCGCGGTACCGCCGCAGGCCGTTCGAGCGGTGCTCGCGGCGGCCCGGCGAAGGGGCGGCACGGTCGTCGTCGACCTGCCTCGCCGGATCGACGACGGGGTCGCCGAGGTCCTCGCGCAACTCGACATCGGGCTCCTCGTCGTCCCCGCCGAGCTGCGGGCCGTCGCGGCGGCGGGCCGGGTGGCGGCGGCGGTGGGCATGGTGCTGCGCGACCTTCGGGTCGTGGTGCGCGGACCCTACGGCTCCGGACTCGACGACCGTGAGGTGGCCCGGTTGCTCGACCTTCCCCTGGCCGGCGAGGTGCCGGTGGAGTCCGGCCTGCTGCGGGCCACGGAGAGCAGACGCCCCCCGGGCACACCCGCCCGCGGCCCGCTGGCGCGCTTCTGCCGTGGGTTCTGGGAGCGGGCGCTGGCGGAGACGGACGGGCGGGGCGGGAGCGGTTCGTGAGGGGCGTGACCGGGTCGGTGGTGAGCGGTGGAAGGCGGGTCGGGATGGACGAGGTGGCGGCGGGAGCGCAGGGCGGGATTGCGGGGGCGGCTGGGGGAGCGGGGACGGGAGGCCGGTCGCTCGGGGCCCAGGGGACCCACGACGGACTGGACACGCGGGTGGCGCCGGGCTGGGTGATCCGTCAGCCCGCCAGGACGCCTACGGGATCGTTGTCGCCTGCCGATGGTGCTGGGCGCCGGGACTCCGGAGCATCGGGGGGCTCGGCGACCACGACATGGCTGGGCTCGGCGCCCGCTGGGCTGACGGGACCGGCTCCCGGGCCCGCGCCGGCACGGACGCAGGCGCAGGGCTCTCTGCGGTCTCCGGCGCCGGTCGCACAGAACGGCCTCGGCGCCGCGCCCGGCATGCTCGACGGTGTGCGGCGGTGGCTCGCCGAGAGCGGGGCGGAGCCGACGCCCGCGCGAGTGGCGCAGGCACTTCGGGAGCAGGGGCGGGTGCTCGGGGACGCCGAGATCCTCGGTGCCGCCGAACAGCTCAGGTCGGAACTGGTCGGCAGCGGACCACTCGAGCCGCTGCTCGCCGACCCCTCGGTGACCGACGTGCTGGTCTCCGCACCGGACCGGGTCTGGGTGGACCGGGGCGGCGGCCTGGAGCTGGCACCGGTCTCCTTCCCCGACGCGGCGGCGGTGCGGCGGCTCGCGCAGCGCCTCGCGACCGTCGCTGGGCGACGGCTCGACGACGCCCGGCCCTGGGTGGACGCCAGGCTGCCCGACGGCACCCGGCTGCACGCGGTGCTGCCACCGGTCGCCGTCGACTGCACCTGCCTCGCGCTGCGAGTGGTACGGCCGCGCGCCTTCACCCTCCGCGAGTTGGCTGCGGCGGGCACCGTGCCGCCCGGCGGTGACCGCGTGCTGCGCGCCCTGCTGCGGGCCCGGCTGTCCTTCCTCGTCAGCGGCGGTACCGGCAGTGGCAAGACGACGCTGCTCAGCGCCCTGCTCGGTCTGGTCGGACCGGACGAGCGCATCGTGCTGGCCGAGGACTCGGCGGAACTGCGACCCGACCATCCGCACGTCGTCCGTCTGGAGACGAGACCGGCCAATCAGGAGGGCGCCGGTCTGGTCACCCTGGAGGACCTGGTGCGCCAGGCGCTGCGCATGCGGCCGGACCGGCTGGTCGTGGGTGAGGTGCGGGGTCCCGAAGTGGTCCATCTGCTCGCCGCGTTGAACACGGGCCACGAGGGCGGGTGCGGAACGGTGCACGCCAATGCCGCCGCCGACGTACCGGCGCGGCTGGAGGCGCTCGGCACGACCGCGGGCCTGAACCGCGCGGCTCTGCACAGTCAGCTCGCGGCGGCCCTCTCGGTCGTCCTCCACCTGGTCCGCGACCGCGCGGGACGGCGCCGGATCGCCGAGGTGCACGTACTGGAGCGGGACCCCTCGGGGCTGGTGCGGACAGTGCCGGCGCTGCGATGGGGGACGGAGGCGTTCGTGGCCGAACGCGGCTGGCAGCGGCTGCGGGAGCTGTTGCGCGGTGCGGGGGTCGAAGAGCAGGCGGTCGGACGGGAGGCGGGGAGGTGATGAGCATGACGGTGGCCGGCACTCCGGTGACGGGCATGCCGGGGACGGGCGAGCTGTCGACGGGCGTGGTCCTGGTGTGCCTGGGCGCGGCCGTCTGGCTGGCAGGAGGGTGGCACTCAGGCGTACGGCGAGCGCGGACGGTCCTCGCCGAAGGCCGGACGCTCGCGCCCGGTGGGCCGAGTGGGACTGACGGTTCTGGTGGGTCTGACAGGCCTGGTGGGGCGTGCGCCGCCGGGCTGCCTGCGGCGGGTCGGACGACGGAGGAGTTGCGGCGTCTCAGGGGCCGCCTGAGGCCCGAGTGGTGGTCGCTGGCCGCCGGGCTGGTGCTGGCGATCCTGGGCACCTCGGTGCTGCCGGCCGTCGCGGGGGCGGCCGGAGTGCCGGTACTGCGGCGCGTGCGGCTGGCCGGTCGGGAGCGGCGGGCCAAGGAGCGCAGGCAGGACGCGGTGATCGCCCTGTGCGGGACGCTCGCCGGGGAGGTGCGGGCGGGGCGGCAACCGGGCGAGGCGCTCCTGTGCGCCGCACAGGACTCCGCCGGGCTCGGTGAGGCGCAGGCGGCGGTGCTCGCGGCGGCCCGGTTCGGCGGGGACGTCCCCGGCGCGCTGGCGTTGGCGGCCGGGCAGCCCGGCGCCGAGGGACTGCGCGGTCTCGCGGCGTGCTGGCGAGTCGCGGTCGACCAGGGCGCGGGGCTCGCGGCCGGTCTCGACCGGCTGGAGGGCGCGCTGCGTGCCGAGCGGGACCAGCGCTCGGACCTGCGCGCCCAACTGGCCGGCGCCCGGGCCACCGCCGTGATGCTCGCCGGCCTTCCGGTCCTGGGCCTGCTGCTCGGCGTCGCCCTCGGGTCCGACCCCCTGCACGTGCTGCTGCACACCGGTGCCGGGGTGGGCTGTCTGCTGGCCGGCGGGGCTCTGGAGAGCCTGGGCGTGTGGTGGGTGACGCGGATCGTGCGCGGAGCGGAGGCGACTTCGTGAACGGCGACTTTGTCCACAGGCTGGGGGCCGTGGTGGCGATGGTGCTGGTCGCCGGCCGACTGGCGCGCGGTCTTGGAACCGCGCGGCGGGGCCGGGCGCTGCGCAGGCGCCTCAGGGGCCTACTGGCACCGCAGTCGGCGCCGGTCCGCTCCGCCGGGCGACGCGCCGAAGCGCTGAGCACCCTGCGCCCGTGGCTGCCGCTGGCCGGCACGGTGGGCGCCGGCTGGGCCCTGGTCGGCGGTGCGGTCGGGGTCCTGGTGGGGCTGGTGGGCGCGGCCGCACTGTGGCGTTGGAGTGCCAGGCGTTCGGCCGCGGGCACGGAGGCGGCGCAGGTTGCTGCCGCGCAAGCCGCTCGCCAACTGCCTTTGGCGGCCGATCTGCTGGCGGCCTGCATCGCGGCGGGCGCGAGTCCGGTGGCGGCGGCGCGGGCGGTCGGCGAGGCCCTGGGCGGACCGGTCGGGGACGCGCTGGGGCGCGGTGCCGCGGAGGTGCGCCTCGGCGGCGAACCGGCAGGTGCCTGGCGGGGGTTGGCCGCCGTCCCGGGGGCCGTGCCGCTGGCGCGGCTGCTGGAGCGGGCCGAGGTGTCCGGCCTGCCCGCGGCGGGCCCGGTCGCCCGCCTGGCCGCCCAGGCCCGTGCCGACTGGGCCCGCACCACGACGGTCCGGGCCCGTCGAGCGGCCGTCATGGTCACCGCGCCGGTGGGGCTGTGCTTTCTGCCCGCGTTCATCGCGGTGGGCGTACTGCCGGTGGTCATCGGACTGGCCGGCGGGGTGCTGGGTCGCGGGGGAGGCGGTGGCTGACGGATCGGGGCGTCGGACGAGCAGCAGTCGAGCTACGGATGAGCAAGCGGGCAACGGAATCGAACCTTACGGGGGTTGCGATGTATCAGATGGTGCGGGAACGGCTGGGTGCCCTGGTGGGCGGAGTACTCGGGGCGGTGCGACGGCGGGCCGCGCGGCGGGACGCGGGAATGGTCACCTCCGAGTACGCGATGGGGATCGTCGCGGCGGTGGCCTTCGCCGTGGTTCTGTACAAGGTCGTCACGAGCGGCACGGTCAGTGCGGAGTTGCAGGGCATCGTGAAGGGGGCTCTCGATGCGCGGATGTGAAAGGGCGGTGAGAGACGGGACCCGGGTCCGCGGTGCGTCCGGACGCCGTCTGCGCGAAGCTCCGGCCGCCGGGGCGGGCACCGGGCCGGACAGCGGATTCGTGACGGCGGAGGCTGCCGTGGTGCTTCCCGTGCTGGTGGTGTTCGCGATGGCGCTCGTGTGGGGGCTGCTCGTGGTGGCCGCTCAGATCCAGTGCGTGGACGCGGCCCGGGCGGGGGCCCGTGCGGCGGCACGACAGGACCCGGAGGATGCGGTGGTGGAGCTCGCCCGTGCGGCGGCACCACGAGGAGCACGGGTCACGGTGCACCGGGAGGCGGGCCTGGTCCGTGTCGTCGTGGTGGCCGAGCCACCGGCTCTGCACGGACTGCCCTTCGAAGTACGGGAGGAGGCCGTGGCTTCGGCGGAGCAGACGGTGGGCACTGGGCCGACGGCGGCGGAACCGGTGGGGGTCGATCCGTGAGGGACCGAACTGGTGGGGGTCGATCCGTGAGGGGCCGAACCGGTGGGGGTCGATCCGCGAGGGCCGCAACCGGTGGGGGCCGGGCCGTGAGGGGCCGAACCGGTGGGGGTCGAGCCGTGAAGGACCGAACCGGTGGAGGCCGGGCCGTGAGGGCCGCAACCGGTGGAGGCCGACCCCCGGGGGACGCAACCGGTGAGGGCGGTGCCGTGAGGGACGGCGCCGGTGGGAGTCGGGCCATGAACGCCTCCGACCGGGGGTCGGCGACCGTGTGGAGCGTGGCCGCCATCGCCGTTCTGTGTTTCGTGTTCGGCATCGTGCTGGCCCTGGGGCAGGCCGTCGTGGCCCGGCACCGCGCGGCGGGCGGCGCCGATCTGGCGGCGCTCGCCGCGGCGGACGACTGGGCGCAGGGCGCCACCGCGGCGTGCGAGAGGGCGGGGCGGGTCGCGCGGGCGCAGGAGGTGCGGTTGGTGCGCTGCGTGCTCACCGGGCAGATCTCGGACGTGACGGCGGCGTCGGGCAGCGGGCCGTTCACGGCGGAGGTTAGGGCGAGGGCGGGCCCCGCCCCGCTCGAAACGCCCGCGCCCGCACCACCCCTGCCCTCTGCGCGGTCCCTCCCGCCTACCCCGCCTGCTGCGCCGGCCCCGCCTCCGCCGCCCCCCGCAGCAGCACCGTGAGGAGTCGTACCGCGCCCCGCTTGTGCAGCGGATCGTTGCCGTTGCCGCACTTGGGGGACTGGATGCAGGACGGACAGCCCGCGTCGCACTCGCAGGAGGCGATGGCCTCGCGGGTTGCGGTCAGCCAGTCGCGGGCCGTGTGGAAGGCCCGCTCGGCGAAGCCCGCGCCGCCGGGGTGGCCGTCGTACACGAAGACCGTCGGCAGCAGCGTGTCCGGGTGCAGGGGGACCGACACGCCGCCGATGTCCCAGCGGTCGCAGGTCGCGAACAGGGGCAGCATGCCGATCGAGGCGTGCTCGGCGGCGTGCAGGGCCCCGCCGAGGATCTCCGGGTTGATCCGGGCCGCGTCCAACTGGTCCTCGGTGACGGTCCACCACACCGCGCGGGTGCGCAGCGTACGAGGAGGGAGGTCGAGCTTCGTCTCGCCCAGGACCTCGCCGGTGATCAGGCGCCGGCGCAGGAAGGAGACCACCTGGTTGGTGACCTCGACGGAGCCGTAGCAGAGGCGCCCGTCGCCCCAGGGGACCTCGATGTCGGTCTCCAGCACCGAGATCGCCGTGGTGTCGCGGGCCACCGTCGAGTAGGCGGGGGTGGCCTGCTCGACCAGCGCGACGGAGTCCTCCAGGTCCAGGGAGCGGACGAGGTACGTGCGCCCCTGGTGGAGGTGCACGGCGCCCTCGTGGACGGTCGTGTGGGCGGCACCGGCGTCCACGGTGCCCAGCAGCCTGCCCGTGCCATCCTCGACGACCTGGACCGGACGTCCGCCCTCGCCCCGGATGTCCGTCAGGTCGGCGGCCCGCTCGCGGCGGGTCCAGTGCCAGGCCCGGGTCCGGCGGCGCAGCAGCTTCGCCGCCTCCAGTTGGGGCAGCAGTTCCTCGCAGGCGGGACCGAAGAGCTTCAGGTCCTCCTCGGTCAGGGGAAGTTCCGCCGCTGCCGCACACAGGTGGGGGGCGAGGACGTACGGGTTGTCCGGGTCGAGGACGGTGGACTCCACCGGCTGGTCGAAGAGGGCCTCCGGGTGGTGGACGAGGAAGGTGTCCAGCGGGTCGTCACGGGCCACCAGCACGGCCAGCGCCCCCTGCCCGGCCCGCCCTGCCCGGCCCGCCTGCTGCCACAGCGAGGCCCGTGTGCCCGGGTACCCGGCGATCACCACGGCGTCCAGACCGGAGATGTCGAGGCCGAGTTCGAGGGCGTTCGTCGCCGCGAGGCCGAGGAGGTCGCCGGAGTGCAGGGCGCGTTCCAGGGCACGGCGCTCCTCGGGGAGGTAACCGCCCCGGTACGCCGCCACCCGCCCGGCCAGGGAGCGGTCGACCTCGGCCAGACGCTCCTGGGCGATCACCGAGATCAGCTCCGCGCCACGCCGGGAGCGGACGAAGGTGATCGAGCGCATGCCCTGCACCGTGAGGTCGGTGAGCAGGTCGGCGGCTTCCGCGGTGGCCGTCCGGCGGACCGGTGCGCCCTTCTCGCCCTCCAGTTCGGTCAGCGGCGGTTCCCACAGAGCGAACACCAGTTCACCGCGGGGTGACGCGTCGTCGGCGACCTCGATCACCGGGAGCCCGGTGAGCCGGCGGGCCGCCACCGAGGGCTCGGCGGCGGTGGCGGAGGCGAGCAGGAACACCGGCGACGCGCCGTAGCGCGCACACAGTCTGCGCAGTCTGCGCAGCACCTGGGCGACGTGGGAGCCGAAGACGCCCCGGTAGGTGTGGCACTCGTCGATCACGACGTACTTCAGTGCCTTCAGGAACGACGACCAGCGGGGGTGGGAGGGCAGGATGCCGCGGTGCAGCATGTCCGGATTGGTCAGGACGTACGTTCCGTACTGGCGGATCCACTCGCGTTCCTCGAACGGAGTGTCGCCGTCGTAGACCGCGGCCCGCACGGAGGTTCCGAGAGGTTGTGAAAGTTCTTTCACCGACCGGCACTGGTCGGCCGCCAGCGCCTTGGTGGGGGCCAGGTAGAGGGTCGTGGCGCCGCGTCCGTTGGGCGCCTCGGAGCCGTCCACGAGGGCCGACAGGACCGGCACCAGATAGGCCAGGGACTTGCCCGACGCGGTGCCGGTGGCGACGACCACCGAGTCGCCGTCCAGGGCGTGCTCGGCCACGCGTGCCTGGTGGGCCCAGGGATGTTCGATGCCCGCGGCCCGTACCGCGGCCAGGACCTCCGGCCGAATCCGGTCCGGCCAGACGGCATGACGGCCCGCACGCGGGGGCAAGTGCTCCGTATGAGTGATGCGCGCAGCCCGGCTCGGTCCCGCGGCGAGCCGGTCCAGGAGCATGCCCGGTTCCGGCCGGGAGCCGGGCTCCGCCGGGGATCGATCGGGTCGGTGATTCTTGGCCATCGGCACCGAGTCTGTCACTGGCGTGACGGACAATGGGACCAAGGCGTCGTGCACGCCTGCCGGTAAGTGATTGAATGCCATCGCGGCTGGCGAACCGTCCTGGGGGCTTCAAGCCGAGGTGTCCCGAGGGACGACCGCTCGATAGCAAGGTGCTGGAGGATCCGTGGACCTGTCCCTGTCGACCCGTACCGTCGGCGATCGTACGGTCGTCGAGGTCGGTGGCGAAATTGACGTATACACCGCGCCCAAGCTGCGTGAGCAGCTGGTCGAGCTCGTGAACGACGGGAGTTTCCACCTCGTCGTCGACATGGAGGGCGTGGACTTCCTCGACTCCACAGGGCTCGGCGTGCTGGTGGGTGGACTGAAGCGGGTGCGTGCCCATGAGGGCTCGCTGCGGCTGGTCTGCAACCAGGAGCGCATTCTCAAGATCTTCCGTATCACCGGCCTCACCAAGGTGTTCCCCATTCACACCTCGGTCGAGGAAGCGGTGGCGGCCACCGACTGACGACCGGTTCCGGGCCTCTCGGGGCCCGGGACGCAAGTAGAACAAGGGGGGTCCGGGCTGGCGGCAGCCCGGACCCTCGAAAGCACGCCCGCAGTTCCGAGGGGGATGCATGGCCACCGTCGAACTCCGTTTCAGCGCGCTGCCCGAGCACGTCCGTACCGCCCGTCTGGTGGCGGCCGCGGTGGCGCGCAGGGCCGGAGTGGACGAGGCCGTCCTCGACGAGGTCAGGCTCGCCGTCGGCGAGGCCTGTACCCGGGCCGTGGGCCTGCATCAGCACGTCGGCATCACGGCGCCGGTCAAGGTGTCGCTGATCGAGGAGGAGAAGCAGTTCTCCATCGAGGTCGGTGACGAGGCGCCGCACGCGGTCCCCGGGGTCAAGACCTCGGGGGACGCCGTCGACGAGCTGGAGGCCGAGGAGGACGAGATGGGCCTCGCGGTGATCAGCGGACTCGTGGACGACGTGGAGGTCTCGGCGGGCGAGGACGGCGGACTGATCCGCATGACCTGGCCCACCGCGTCGGCGGTGCTGCCACCGATCTGACCCCCCGCGTCACCCCCGCCCGACCCCCGCATTCACCCATGTGTCACCCGGAGGGCCCCACCTGGTGGGGCCCTTTGCCATGGGCGGACATACATTGGTGCCGTGCGGACGTTAAGTGAATTCATTCACGATCAATGGCATGGGAAATTGATCACCAAGCTGTTCGTGAAACGGATCATCGAGCGGATCACGGAATTAATGCCGGAGGGCCATTACTACTTCCGGTGCCCTTGTGGTTGACAGGGTAATTCCTTTTGTCGTGCACTGTTTTGATCGGCTTCCGGTACCTACAATCCCGTCCACATCTTGAGCTCAGCCCAAGCGTCAAGGAGGACGAATGGCGGAGCTTCCTACCTCTCATCTCGCGGCTGCCGTGCTGACCGACGGAAACCGCGCGCTGGTCGCGGTCATCGCGGTCGTCGCGCTGGCAGCGCTGGTGCTCGCGGGTGTCCTGGTGCGCCAGGTGCTCGCGGCGGGCGAGGGAACCGACAGCATGAAGAAGATCGCGGCGGCCGTCCAGGAAGGCGCGAACGCGTACCTGGCCCGGCAGTTGCGCACGCTCGGCGTATTCGCCGTCGTCGTGTTCTTCCTGCTCATGCTGCTGCCCGCGGACGACTGGAATCAACGTGCCGGACGTTCGATCTTCTTCCTGATCGGCGCGGCCTTCTCGGCGGCCACCGGCTATATCGGCATGTGGCTCGCCGTGCGCAGCAATGTGCGCGTCGCCGCGGCGGCCCGGGAAGCGACACCGGCCCCCGGCGAACCGGAAAAGGATCTCGCTCTCGTCTCGCACAAAGCGACGAAGATCGCGTTTCGCACGGGCGGCGTCGTCGGCATGTTCACGGTGGGCCTGGGCCTGCTGGGCGCCTGCTGCGTGGTGCTGGTGTACGCGGCCGACGCGCCGAAGGTCCT includes:
- a CDS encoding DUF4244 domain-containing protein yields the protein MYQMVRERLGALVGGVLGAVRRRAARRDAGMVTSEYAMGIVAAVAFAVVLYKVVTSGTVSAELQGIVKGALDARM
- the bldG gene encoding anti-sigma factor antagonist BldG; protein product: MDLSLSTRTVGDRTVVEVGGEIDVYTAPKLREQLVELVNDGSFHLVVDMEGVDFLDSTGLGVLVGGLKRVRAHEGSLRLVCNQERILKIFRITGLTKVFPIHTSVEEAVAATD
- a CDS encoding DEAD/DEAH box helicase, translating into MAFNHLPAGVHDALVPLSVTPVTDSVPMAKNHRPDRSPAEPGSRPEPGMLLDRLAAGPSRAARITHTEHLPPRAGRHAVWPDRIRPEVLAAVRAAGIEHPWAHQARVAEHALDGDSVVVATGTASGKSLAYLVPVLSALVDGSEAPNGRGATTLYLAPTKALAADQCRSVKELSQPLGTSVRAAVYDGDTPFEEREWIRQYGTYVLTNPDMLHRGILPSHPRWSSFLKALKYVVIDECHTYRGVFGSHVAQVLRRLRRLCARYGASPVFLLASATAAEPSVAARRLTGLPVIEVADDASPRGELVFALWEPPLTELEGEKGAPVRRTATAEAADLLTDLTVQGMRSITFVRSRRGAELISVIAQERLAEVDRSLAGRVAAYRGGYLPEERRALERALHSGDLLGLAATNALELGLDISGLDAVVIAGYPGTRASLWQQAGRAGRAGQGALAVLVARDDPLDTFLVHHPEALFDQPVESTVLDPDNPYVLAPHLCAAAAELPLTEEDLKLFGPACEELLPQLEAAKLLRRRTRAWHWTRRERAADLTDIRGEGGRPVQVVEDGTGRLLGTVDAGAAHTTVHEGAVHLHQGRTYLVRSLDLEDSVALVEQATPAYSTVARDTTAISVLETDIEVPWGDGRLCYGSVEVTNQVVSFLRRRLITGEVLGETKLDLPPRTLRTRAVWWTVTEDQLDAARINPEILGGALHAAEHASIGMLPLFATCDRWDIGGVSVPLHPDTLLPTVFVYDGHPGGAGFAERAFHTARDWLTATREAIASCECDAGCPSCIQSPKCGNGNDPLHKRGAVRLLTVLLRGAAEAGPAQQAG
- a CDS encoding TadE family type IV pilus minor pilin — encoded protein: MRDGTRVRGASGRRLREAPAAGAGTGPDSGFVTAEAAVVLPVLVVFAMALVWGLLVVAAQIQCVDAARAGARAAARQDPEDAVVELARAAAPRGARVTVHREAGLVRVVVVAEPPALHGLPFEVREEAVASAEQTVGTGPTAAEPVGVDP
- a CDS encoding type II secretion system F family protein, with translation MPGTGELSTGVVLVCLGAAVWLAGGWHSGVRRARTVLAEGRTLAPGGPSGTDGSGGSDRPGGACAAGLPAAGRTTEELRRLRGRLRPEWWSLAAGLVLAILGTSVLPAVAGAAGVPVLRRVRLAGRERRAKERRQDAVIALCGTLAGEVRAGRQPGEALLCAAQDSAGLGEAQAAVLAAARFGGDVPGALALAAGQPGAEGLRGLAACWRVAVDQGAGLAAGLDRLEGALRAERDQRSDLRAQLAGARATAVMLAGLPVLGLLLGVALGSDPLHVLLHTGAGVGCLLAGGALESLGVWWVTRIVRGAEATS
- a CDS encoding Rv3654c family TadE-like protein; this encodes MNASDRGSATVWSVAAIAVLCFVFGIVLALGQAVVARHRAAGGADLAALAAADDWAQGATAACERAGRVARAQEVRLVRCVLTGQISDVTAASGSGPFTAEVRARAGPAPLETPAPAPPLPSARSLPPTPPAAPAPPPPPPAAAP
- a CDS encoding ATP-binding protein, producing the protein MATVELRFSALPEHVRTARLVAAAVARRAGVDEAVLDEVRLAVGEACTRAVGLHQHVGITAPVKVSLIEEEKQFSIEVGDEAPHAVPGVKTSGDAVDELEAEEDEMGLAVISGLVDDVEVSAGEDGGLIRMTWPTASAVLPPI
- the ssd gene encoding septum site-determining protein Ssd; this encodes MTGTITHDPPSAAGGRQGGPLIVTEDTELLDDLLRLCAAAGATPEVHHSVPVTPPSAPSALTAVASSASPAPAAAGRRTGWETAPLVLVGDDAARRVRGAVRRRGVVLVGRDQDDSGIWQRAVEIGADHVLMLPDGEQWLVDRIADVAEGVGRPALTVGVIGGRGGAGASTLACALAVTSAREGLRSLLVDADPLGGGLDVLLGGETAEGLRWPAFAASRGRVGGGALEESLPQLHSLRVLSWDRGDCVAVPPQAVRAVLAAARRRGGTVVVDLPRRIDDGVAEVLAQLDIGLLVVPAELRAVAAAGRVAAAVGMVLRDLRVVVRGPYGSGLDDREVARLLDLPLAGEVPVESGLLRATESRRPPGTPARGPLARFCRGFWERALAETDGRGGSGS
- a CDS encoding type II secretion system F family protein, with protein sequence MNGDFVHRLGAVVAMVLVAGRLARGLGTARRGRALRRRLRGLLAPQSAPVRSAGRRAEALSTLRPWLPLAGTVGAGWALVGGAVGVLVGLVGAAALWRWSARRSAAGTEAAQVAAAQAARQLPLAADLLAACIAAGASPVAAARAVGEALGGPVGDALGRGAAEVRLGGEPAGAWRGLAAVPGAVPLARLLERAEVSGLPAAGPVARLAAQARADWARTTTVRARRAAVMVTAPVGLCFLPAFIAVGVLPVVIGLAGGVLGRGGGGG
- a CDS encoding HAD family hydrolase — protein: MLRVVENHPSPHSASHSMPRTAAFFDLDKTVIAKSSTLTFSKSFYQGGLINRRAVLRTAYAQFVFLAGGADHDQMERMREYLSALCRGWNVQLVKELVAETLHDLIDPIIYDEAASLIEEHHTAGRDVVIVSTSGAEVVEPIGELLGADRVVATRMIVGEDGCFTGEVEYYAYGPTKAEAIRELAGSEGYDLSRCYAYSDSATDLPMLEAVGHPHAVNPDRALRREALAREWPILDFHRPVRLKQRIGGFSVPPRPALVAAAAIGAAAATAGLVWYASRRRSPAA
- a CDS encoding TadA family conjugal transfer-associated ATPase, with the translated sequence MLDGVRRWLAESGAEPTPARVAQALREQGRVLGDAEILGAAEQLRSELVGSGPLEPLLADPSVTDVLVSAPDRVWVDRGGGLELAPVSFPDAAAVRRLAQRLATVAGRRLDDARPWVDARLPDGTRLHAVLPPVAVDCTCLALRVVRPRAFTLRELAAAGTVPPGGDRVLRALLRARLSFLVSGGTGSGKTTLLSALLGLVGPDERIVLAEDSAELRPDHPHVVRLETRPANQEGAGLVTLEDLVRQALRMRPDRLVVGEVRGPEVVHLLAALNTGHEGGCGTVHANAAADVPARLEALGTTAGLNRAALHSQLAAALSVVLHLVRDRAGRRRIAEVHVLERDPSGLVRTVPALRWGTEAFVAERGWQRLRELLRGAGVEEQAVGREAGR